In the genome of Aspergillus luchuensis IFO 4308 DNA, chromosome 2, nearly complete sequence, one region contains:
- a CDS encoding uncharacterized protein (COG:S;~EggNog:ENOG410PPCG), with protein sequence MAELVPYFDGMQQGQGYNTYLQQIGVADAVTITPGQPESATYDLFYSSERIDDYTKLAQSLEISAGAAISGWGQSSQIDASYLDRLSFESSTVTYQVQVSSRQQASIGNSYSFNQIITDTPNKLYGDRFIADFIRGGQYFARVSISAVNKSTSQEIRQASEVAFSMYGVTGSVTNEVRSAVETINRHSRVTVWIHTSGGGGRSGVIHAEPHDGEDSPLFAIKEGADNFYQELREGKHRYRRFALLWRYTNVPNFNNAFTPFDYAFANQRSWYLFGDFTQYDAYLELIRKIPVQKFINGREQQAELYEEGANILSVIRTKVQAVNENPEEINSPISYPIPEDYKKLVLLAIRTVTMIAQERTLDNGSFSDIALPTLQGNARTLFKFQTYDFDTGFGNTVVSFGRRDSSFICLSGQRVSDGYREESVFWAFEDPVEEVSEQQVHVASMRTRDLLLLSRTDPGPRPLFTFYAKSSW encoded by the exons ATGGCCGAACTTGTTCCATATTTCGATGGCATGCAGCAAGGACAGGG ATACAATACCTACCTTCAACAAATTGGTGTAGCAGATGCTGTCACTATCACTCCGGGCCAACCGGAGTCTGCCACCTACGACCTCTTCTATAGTAGTGAAAGGATCGATGATTACAC AAAGCTTGCGCAGTCCTTGGAAATAAGTGCTGGCGCTGCTATTTCTGGTTGGGGACAGTCTTCCCAAATCGACGCTAGCTATCTTGATCGGCTAAG TTTTGAAAGCAGTACGGTGACCTATCAAGTCCAGGTATCATCCAGACAGCAGGCATCAATCGGGAATTCGTACTCGTTTAATCAAATAATCACCGATACTCCGAATAAGTTGTACGGAGACCGTTTTATTGCAG ATTTCATTCGAGGTGGCCAATACTTTGCTCGCGTCTCCATTTCCGCAGTCAACAAATCCACCAGTCAAGAGATCAGACAGGC ATCGGAGGTTGCTTTCTCTATGTACGGAGTCACCGGCTCCGTCACAAACGAAGTGAGAAGTGCCGTGGAGACCATCAACAGACACTCTCGCGTCACTGTCTGGATCCATACCTCTGGAGGCGGAGGCCGATCTGGAGTTATCCACGCAGAACCCCACGACGGTGAAGACTCGCCTCTTTTTGCGATCAAGGAAGGCGCAGATAACTTCTACCAGGAgttgagggagggaaagcaTAGATATAGACGATT TGCACTCCTGTGGAGATACACCAACGTGCCGAATTTCAACAATGCATTCACGCCTTTTGACTATGCTTTTGCGAATCAGAGG AGCTGGTACCTATTTGGAGATTTTACGCAATATGATGCGTACCTTGAACTCATTAGGAAGA TCCCAGTTCAAAAGTTCATCAACGGCAGAGAGCAACAGGCTGAACTGTATGAAGAAGGGGCCAACATACTCTCGGTCATCCGCACCAAA GTCCAAGCAGTCAACGAAAACCCAGAAGAAATAAACTCCCCAATCTCATATCCCATCCCAGAGGACTACAAGAAACTAGTCCTG CTAGCCATCAGAACAGTAACCATGATTGCACAAGAACGAACCCTCGACAACGGCAGCTTCAGCGACA TCGCACTCCCAACCCTCCAAGGAAACGCCCGCACGCTCTTCAAATTCCAGACCTACGACTTCGACACCGGATTCGGGAACACGGTTGTTTCCTTTGGCAGACGAGACTCATCGTTCATATGTCTAAGCGGACAGCGAGTATCCGATGGATATCGAGAAGAAAGCGTCTTTTGGGCATTTGAAGACCCGGTTGAAGAGGTCTCAGAGCAACAGGTTCATGTGGCCAGTATGCGAACGAGAGATTTGTTGCTTTTGAGTCGGACGGATCCTGGTCCGAGGCCGTTGTTTACATTTTATGCGAAGAGTAGTTGGTAA
- a CDS encoding aegerolysin family protein (COG:S;~EggNog:ENOG410PU55;~InterPro:IPR009413;~PFAM:PF06355;~go_process: GO:0019836 - hemolysis by symbiont of host erythrocytes [Evidence IEA]), which translates to MAERAEAQWVHIRVVNSLSFDTLSVRNTWLGWGKFHIENNKSVEIPVSDINALRAPPGGSFNVFACGRAHSPSGTEGSFDVYNGDVRVAYIYWDCPWGSKRNQFRAEKIADDYWVETGYWNQSGGAIGSVTVEIERRDRAIRSSL; encoded by the exons ATGGCCGAGCGAGCAGAAGCCCAATGGGTGCACATCCGCGTCGTCAACTCCCTATCCTTCGACACCCTCAGTGTCAGAAACACCTGGCTGGGCTG GGGCAAATTCCACATAGAAAACAACAAGAGCGTCGAAATCCCCGTCTCCGACATCAACGCTCTCCGGGCACCTCCTGGCGGGTCCTTCAACGTCTTCGCATGCGGCAGAGCACACTCGCCCTCTGGCACAGAGGGAAGCTTTGACGTGTACAATGGAGATGTCCGCGTCGCTTACATCTACTGGGACTGTCCTTGGGGCTCGAAGCGCAACCAGTTCCGCGCTGAGAAAATTGCTGATGATTACTGGGTGGAGACGGGGTATTGGAATCAGTCGGGCGGTGCTATTGGTAGTGTCACAGTGGAAATTGAGAGGAGGGATCGGGCAATCCGGTCGAGTCTCTAG
- a CDS encoding putative ABC multidrug transporter (COG:Q;~EggNog:ENOG410PHP4;~InterPro:IPR017871,IPR027417,IPR003593,IPR011527, IPR003439,IPR036640;~PFAM:PF00005,PF00664;~TransMembrane:14 (n4-15c19/20o54-75i95-118o130-148i160-182o188-206i306-324o336-357i438-457o463-481i542-568o574-596i913-940o960-984i1048-1076o);~go_component: GO:0016021 - integral component of membrane [Evidence IEA];~go_function: GO:0005524 - ATP binding [Evidence IEA];~go_function: GO:0016887 - ATPase activity [Evidence IEA];~go_function: GO:0042626 - ATPase-coupled transmembrane transporter activity [Evidence IEA];~go_process: GO:0055085 - transmembrane transport [Evidence IEA]), which yields MEHLAAIVPAAVVPLAVQGGAGEIAYTPNPGLVQRELWQYRTRKASAFVGSGNLHLAAFLASWIVVLLSISLRYIRSYRKKSPSPKTTPHDQSEIVVSLPFAFAHLAVAIAACCLTWVDIHNGESWKRSALLTYVVLLGIGRLCIKRYDYRRHMYWHVNAMVTTALILAVVQDIVPMMVIGATYRPTSIGVAIVVCLAAVVAIAAATPRPRRSVVHNAETDDLVVEEKASPEETCSLFSYYCSYEWITHVILRGCQRDLTLDDLPPLPSYDEPLKWLEKIKKQRLKGGKTFRTLCRMLKTEIKTMMFWAALTAVVDFLAPYSMLRLLAYLENPSSAVLHPALWIALLFAGPATRSLCYQQYIFTATRLLVRVNVSLVQELYQTAMRSYIYDDSVGHSSGKHAKSKHRAESKGASKSSQANLTSLMSYDVDAIYNSRDIFYIATAGPISTTLALVFLYQMLGWPSLFGVLMLLCLSPLPALASRKVSRIQRTVMQATDARLSKISEYLGSIRTLKYFGWEHAAMNNINDVRRVEQRHLWRRSVFVALISMGGELLPLLSLLVMFSVYILFTDLPLRAPVAFTSLSIMETLRVQFIWLSNISRYTAQGSESLRRVDRFFDTASEIKRHPDGPLELKNATFRRTPIAAFRLQDITLRFKPNALNVVTGPTGCGKTSLLLSFLGETVLESGTATCPRDVAYVPQAPWLQNDTIRQNIVFYSPFDEARYAMAIEASGLTQDLQQLPAGDLTMVGERGTSLSGGQKQRVSLARALYSPSNTLLFDDIFSALDTHTTSLVYEKCFRSGLLKDRTVVLITHYPAALQDADLVIRLEHGRIVPARAISKSTLSLMSSRCTTPGTDTDSSVSESNVRVADEALESPSEPPPVAPAGKQPPAEERIAKETSATGRVPRTLALRYMMLFGGASYVPLVVIATISVQFAYFAITYWLSIWTGAYDKYEHPNTLFYLGIYAACIITFLTLQLCNNLIYQYGSWVAAKKTHHRLVTAVLSAPIAWFDQNPIGRAINRFGNDTRSLDTVLVEWLRMSIENTLRFLLRIASVASIMPIFALPAAVICAAGFVIGEMYTRAQVSIKRLTSINYSPVFSHFTDSLSGLSVIRARHGMDRVFQNLLAEKLAVHARSSEAQYNCNRWVSVRTDFCAASVAAAAGCVAYFWSGSAGLVGFSLTNAIGLSQTILTLVRTLNELEVELNSFQRMTEYGDIEPEEKLETEEQRKADALPASWPTSGRVEFNNVTARYQPDGADVLRKVSFVAHPGERVGIVGRTGSGKSTLGLSLLRFVDIVDGSVTIDGVNIDQIRLNRLRTNVTLIPQEPVLFSGDVQSNLDPFGESSETELRAALSACTTVHVPGEGEGESRTMRPLALDTPVAANGENFSQGQRQVLSLARAMCRRSKVVLLDEATASVDHETDSHMQKVLRTMFADCTIIAIAHRLRTIMDYDRVLVMADGEIIENDSPARLVAKKGVFWEMVRNTGEYEELIEMMESK from the exons ATGGAGCATCTCGCGGCCATCGTGCCCGCAGCCGTGGTGCCTCTAGCAGTTCAAGGCGGGGCTGGCGAGATTGCTTATACTCCAAATCCTGGTCTGGTGCAGAG GGAATTATGGCAATATCGGACTCGGAAGGCGTCCGCCTTTGTTGGATCCGGCAACCTCCACCTAGCGGCGTTCCTAGCATCATGGATTGTGGTATTGCTGTCGATAAGTCTGCGCTACATCCGTTCCTACCGGAAGAAATCACCATCGCCGAAGACTACCCCGCATGATCAGTCCGAAATTGTGGTATCTCTGCCGTTCGCGTTCGCACACCTGGCTGTCGCTATTGCGGCCTGTTGTCTCACATGGGTCGACATACACAATGGTGAGAGTTGGAAACGGTCCGCCCTTTTGACCTACGTGGTATTGTTGGGTATCGGCCGGCTCTGCATCAAGCGCTATGACTATCGACGTCATATGTATTGGCATGTGAATGCAATGGTGACAACGGCTCTCATTCTGGCCGTGGTGCAGGATATAGTACCCATGATGGTGATCGGAGCTACCTATAGGCCAACCTCCATTGGAGTTGCTATTGTGGTCTGTTTGGCGGCGGTTGTGGCAATTGCAGCGGCTACGCCACGCCCACGACGCTCGGTTGTTCATAACGCAGAGACGGACGATTTAGTGGTTGAAGAGAAGGCTTCTCCAGAAGAGACAtgctctctcttttcctacTACTGCTCGTATGAGTGGATCACCCATGTGATCCTGCGAGGCTGTCAGAGGGATCTGACTTTGGATGATCTGCCTCCACTGCCGTCATACGATGAGCCATTGAAGTGGCTAGAAAAGATTAAGAAGCAGCGGCTCAAAGGCGGCAAAACCTTCCGTACGCTATGCCGCATGCTGAAGACGGAAATCAAAACCATGATGTTCTGGGCGGCCCTtacggcggtggtggacttTCTTGCGCCATACTCCATGTTGCGGCTATTAGCCTATCTGGAGAACCCCAGCAGTGCAGTGCTCCATCCTGCATTGTGGATCGCACTACTTTTTGCTGGTCCGGCGACTCGCTCGCTCTGCTACCAACAGTATATCTTCACGGCAACCCGACTACTGGTTCGGGTGAATGTGTCACTCGTCCAGGAGCTCTATCAGACTGCGATGCGCTCGTACATCTACGATGACTCTGTGGGCCACTCTTCAGGCAAACATGCCAAATCGAAGCACCGGGCCGAGTCCAAGGGTGCCTCCAAGTCAAGCCAGGCCAATCTGACCAGCTTGATGTCTTACGATGTTGACGCTATCTACAACTCCCGTGATATCTTCTATATAGCCACCGCAGGCCCGATCTCGACTACTTTGGCTCTAGTGTTTCTGTATCAGATGCTAGGATGGCCGTCGCTGTTTGGTGTTCTCATGCTGCTGTGTTTGTCTCCGCTGCCTGCCCTGGCGTCGCGGAAAGTCTCCCGCATCCAACGCACCGTTATGCAGGCTACGGATGCTCGGCTGTCCAAAATATCTGAGTACTTGGGGTCCATCCGCACGTTGAAGTACTTTGGGTGGGAGCATGCTGCGATGAACAACATTAACGACGTTCGCCGTGTAGAGCAGCGCCATTTGTGGAGACGCAGCGTATTTGTGGCTCTTATTTCCATGGGTGGCGAGCTGCTGCCGCTCCTTAGTCTTCTAGTCATGTTTTCTGTTTATATTTTGTTTACTGATCTTCCTTTGCGGGCACCTGTCGCTTTTACTTCATTGTCTATCATGGAAACGTTGCGCGTTCAGTTTATCTGGTTGTCCAACATCAGCCGCTATACCGCGCAAGGATCAGAGTCGCTGCGTCGCGTCGACCGCTTCTTTGACACTGCTAGTGAGATCAAGCGGCATCCAGACGGCCCGTTAGAGTTAAAGAATGCCACCTTTCGACGCACCCCAATTGCTGCCTTTAGGCTGCAGGATATCACTCTCCGCTTCAAGCCCAACGCTCTCAATGTGGTGACGGGCCCCACTGGCTGCGGAAAGACATCGCTGCTCTTGTCATTCCTGGGTGAGACAGTGTTGGAATCAGGAACTGCTACTTGCCCGCGCGATGTAGCGTACGTTCCACAGGCACCATGGCTTCAGAACGATACAATTCGTCAGAACATCGTCTTCTATAGCCCGTTCGATGAAGCCCGCTATGCCATGGCCATCGAAGCCAGTGGTCTGACCCAAGACCTGCAACAGCTTCCGGCAGGCGACCTCACCATGGTGGGAGAGCGAGGTACCTCGCTTTCCGGCGGTCAGAAGCAGCGAGTATCTTTGGCAAGGGCACTGTATTCGCCATCGAACACGCTGTTATTTGATGACATATTCTCCGCTCTCGACACCCATACCACTAGTCTTGTCTATGAGAAGTGTTTCCGCAGCGGTCTACTCAAGGACCGCACGGTCGTTTTAATCACCCACTACCCAGCCGCCTTGCAGGATGCCGACTTGGTGATCCGGTTGGAGCATGGCAGGATTGTCCCCGCTCGAGCTATCTCCAAAAGTACACTTTCTCTCATGTCCTCCCGATGCACTACACCGGGCACCGATACAGACTCTTCCGTGTCGGAGAGCAATGTGCGCGTGGCAGACGAAGCTCTGGAATCCCCGTCAGAGCCTCCGCCAGTTGCTCCTGCTGGGAAGCAACCGCCTGCTGAGGAACGCATAGCTAAGGAGACGTCCGCCACGGGAAGAGTGCCTCGCACGCTAG CGCTTCGTTATATGATGCTATTTGGTGGCGCTTCCTACGTTCCACTGGTTGTGATTGCAACCATCTCCGTGCAATTTGCCTACTTTGCCATTACATACTGGCTATCCATATGGACTGGGGCGTACGACAAGTACGAGCATCCCAACACGTTGTTCTACCTGGGTATATACGCAGCGTGCATCATCACCTTCTTGACCTTGCAGTTATGTAACAATCTCATTTATCAGTACGGCAGCTGGGTGGCTGCTAAGAAGACGCACCACCGGCTGGTGACGGCCGTGCTGTCTGCACCAATTGCCTGGTTCGATCAGAATCCAATCGGGCGCGCCATCAACCGGTTCGGAAACGACACACGGTCTCTGGACACAGTTCTTGTTGAGTGGCTGCGGATGTCAATCGAGAATACCCTACGCTTTTTGCTTCGAATTGCCAGTGTCGCTTCCATCATGCCCATCTTTGCTCTCCCGGCAGCCGTTATCTGCGCTGCAGGGTTCGTCATCGGAGAGATGTACACACGTGCTCAAGTATCGATCAAGCGGCTGACCTCTATCAATTACTCCCCTGTTTTCTCACACTTCACCGACTCGTTGTCAGGACTGAGCGTGATCCGAGCTCGGCACGGCATGGACCGGGTGTTCCAGAACCTGCTGGCCGAGAAGTTGGCAGTCCACGCCCGCTCCTCCGAGGCACAATACAACTGCAACCGCTGGGTTTCGGTCCGGACAGACTTTTGCGCCGCGTCTGTAGCAGCCGCGGCCGGCTGCGTAGCATACTTCTGGTCCGGATCAGCAGGTCTGGTGGGATTCTCTCTGACGAACGCCATCGGCCTCAGCCAGACAATTCTGACGCTAGTCCGGACGCTCAACGAGCTTGAGGTGGAGTTGAATTCCTTTCAACGCATGACAGAGTACGGCGACATCGAGCCAGAGGAGAAGCTAGAAACAGAAGAGCAACGCAAAGCCGACGCTCTACCCGCCAGCTGGCCAACCTCCGGTCGGGTCGAATTCAACAACGTCACTGCCCGCTACCAACCCGACGGGGCCGACGTACTCCGCAAAGTATCCTTCGTCGCGCACCCAGGCGAGCGCGTCGGGATCGTCGGCCGGACCGGCAGCGGCAAATCCACCCTGGGGCTATCCCTGCTCCGCTTCGTCGATATCGTCGACGGCAGCGTAACCATCGATGGAGTGAACATTGACCAGATCCGCCTGAACCGACTGCGCACCAACGTGACGCTGATTCCGCAAGAGCCGGTGCTCTTCTCCGGCGACGTGCAGTCCAATCTCGACCCGTTTGGCGAGTCCAGCGAGACCGAGCTGCGCGCGGCGCTATCGGCGTGCACGACAGTCCATGTCCCTGGCGAGGGCGAGGGCGAGAGCCGGACAATGCGGCCGCTGGCGCTGGACACGCCGGTTGCTGCGAACGGAGAGAACTTCAGCCAGGGTCAGCGACAGGTTCTGAGCCTAGCGCGGGCTATGTGTCGGCGATCGaaggtggtgttgctggatGAGGCGACGGCGTCGGTGGATCACGAGACAGATTCACATATGCAAAAGGTACTGCGGACGATGTTTGCCGATTGCACGATCATAGCGATTGCGCATCGATTGCGGACGATCATGGACTATGATCGAgtgttggtgatggcagATGGGGAAATTATCGA GAATGATTCACCGGCGCGACTGGTCGCGAAAAAGGGCGTATTTTGGGAAATGGTGCGGAACACGGGCGAGTACGAGGAACTGATcgagatgatggagagcaAATAG
- a CDS encoding uncharacterized protein (COG:E;~EggNog:ENOG410PI7P;~InterPro:IPR000277,IPR015424,IPR015421,IPR015422;~PFAM:PF01053;~go_function: GO:0003824 - catalytic activity [Evidence IEA];~go_function: GO:0030170 - pyridoxal phosphate binding [Evidence IEA];~go_process: GO:0019346 - transsulfuration [Evidence IEA]): MSVIELGDSIPSLTSHAVSVSLPTWADNVGYEEGDRRVVDKMTTGYPRFFIHKSICALADAIIARYGSPNQKAMLFPSPAPAQRCRDFIKEKGGPDLIKDVEVIDLTLDKGKETSEIILKISPSISAVIYHSDLFPVAKQYWQHSGDGISSRRAEFCHSLFVDGKLVPAVTPQPVIPQKRGPRRYQRGSIDLTSTPTDKKVSPERVKDAALIQESTQFLEDRFGRNLDLSFIDNAKISLRRRIAGSLTGDVNLAEPKTPEQPSDSHGATQDDVYLYPCGMNAIFSAHRMLLQSRGQLKSISFGFPYVDTLKILQKFGPGCIFYGHGSSEDLDDLEARLQAGEKYLALFCEFPGNPLLKCPDLKRIRKLADTYDFAVVVDDTIGTSINVHVLPYADVVVSSLTKIFSGDCNVMGGSAILNPQGRYYDSLKKAYEADHKDNTNYWAEDIIFMERNSRDFINRIKKINHTTEAICDLLKSHPLVKDVYYPKYSSTKQFYEDCRTPEGGYGGLLSFFFHKKEHAIAFYDRIETAKGPSLGTNFTLTSPYVLLAHYWELEWAGGFGVPPDLIRVSVGVEDTEELVSRFVVALKAAEAADS; this comes from the exons ATGTCGGTGATAGAGCTTGGTGACTCTATTCCATCGCTCACCTCCCAT GCCGTGAGCGTGTCCCTACCAACATGGGCGGACAATGTAGGTTATGAGGAAGGTGATAGACGAGTCGTGGACAAAATGACAACAGGCTATCCACG ATTTTTCATTCATAAATCTATTTGTGCGTTAGCAGATGCTATCATTGCCAGATATGGTAGCCCAAACCAAAAGGCCATGTTGTTTCCTTCCCCAGCACCTGCCCAAAGATGTCGCGACTTTATCAAGGAAAAAGGAGGGCCCGACCTCATCAAAGATGTCGAGGTGATTGATTTGACCCTTGATAAGGGGAAAGAGACTTCAGAAATCATATTGAAGATCTCCCCCTCGATCTCCGCTGTGATCTATCACAGCGACCTCTTCCCAGTAGCGAAGCAGTATTGGCAACACTCTGGTGACGGAATCTCAAGCAGACGTGCTGAGTTTTGCCACTCACTCTTTGTGGATGGCAAGCTCGTGCCTGCGGTCACGCCGCAACCTGTAATCCCTCAGAAAAGGGGTCCCAGACGATACCAGCGAGGCTCTATTGACCTTACTTCCACCCCAACAGACAAAAAGGTCAGCCCAGAAAGAGTCAAGGATGCAGCATTGATCCAGGAAAGCACGCAGTTCCTCGAGGATCGGTTCGGTCGGAATCTTGATTTATCTTTTATTGATAACGCCAAGATCTCCCTCCGTCGACGCATTGCTGGCTCCTTGACGGGAGATGTGAATCTTGCCGAACCGAAAACGCCCGAGCAACCCTCTGACTCCCACGGAGCGACCCAGGACGATGTATATCTCTACCCCTGTGGAATGAACGCTATCTTCAGCGCCCACCGAATGCTACTCCAGTCTAGAGGTCAGCTGAAGAGTATATCATTCGGCTTTCCATACGTGGACACTCTCAAAATCCTTCAAAAATTCGGCCCTGGATGCATTTTCTACGGACACGGTTCATCGGAAGACCTGGACGACCTGGAAGCCCGCCTTCAGGCCGGAGAAAAGTATCTAGCTCTATTCTGCGAATTCCCCGGAAACCCTCTCTTGAAATGTCCCGACCTCAAACGGATTAGAAAGCTAGCCGACACCTACGACTTTGCCGTGGTCGTCGACGACACGATCGGAACTTCCATCAACGTCCATGTCCTCCCTTACGCCGACGTGGTCGTCAGCAGTCTCACCAAGATATTCTCCGGAGACTGCAACGTTATGGGCGGCAGCGCAATCCTAAACCCCCAAGGAAGATATTACGACTCCCTGAAGAAAGCCTACGAAGCAGACCATAAAGACAACACCAACTACTGGGCcgaagacatcatcttcatggaaCGCAACAGCCGCGACTTCATCAACCgaatcaagaagatcaatCACACCACCGAAGCCATCTGTGATCTACTCAAGTCCCACCCTCTCGTTAAAGACGTTTACTATCCCAAGTATAGCTCAACGAAACAATTCTACGAGGACTGCCGAACCCCAGAAGGTGGTTATGGTGGTCtactgtctttcttcttccacaagAAAGAACACGCAATCGCGTTCTATGATCGCATCGAGACCGCAAAGGGACCTAGTCTGGGCACTAACTTCACTCTGACTTCACCGTATGTCCTACTGGCTCATTACTGGGAGCTGGAGTGGGCAGGTGGATTTGGGGTACCTCCGGACTTGATCCGCGTTAGTGTTGGCGTGGAAGACACGGAAGAACTCGTTTCGCGGTTTGTGGTTGCGTtgaaggctgctgaggcggCTGATTCCTGA
- a CDS encoding uncharacterized protein (COG:S;~EggNog:ENOG410PT6A), whose translation MPGKLVERRNRIIYPLSVTQLDQRDLTSIVEILLVDSEKDRAKSAYLGQYRGYRTSKNIKTGIQTLRWQLQANAMFRLLFGPSKIVLCEVHKGFNPWIIHSLFELLVKEVTSFLDELYWFLEYLKDDVKEMLRALNSIAGMWWCPKSRHDLPPFHARYYQENRCEACMLARVVAKAPDLQNLHATLLSRTREDRSEKHPELQKFVEVAISITGVTPDMLRDGMGLAARARAARKAARKFARKQMKGPRPMRYKGKKKRSHCITIRLKAETPEEAEKERKEILEMLARLKGEPSEKLDDLANDMVREFKCDVERTINAKHEKLPDYAENEHVSIPAPSHHRVSLVSEAEVSDCLSEDPSINGEETDMTPAPSYHSNLNGVGSQEPPVVGANSLNSTTYCPPTVATGSSNTDQATGIRSRLGDDEPILSINEEARRSSDRFPVEGKSNGSALPPLMPDTPGKKSVKFAAPRHVAPVHGSRLPQNFLRFRTSS comes from the coding sequence ATGCCCGGGAAACTTGTTGAGCGCCGCAACCGTATTATCTATCCGTTATCAGTCACTCAGCTCGACCAGCGGGATCTGACTTCGATAGTTGAGATCCTCCTCGTTGATAGCGAAAAGGATCGTGCGAAAAGCGCGTACCTGGGCCAGTATCGAGGCTACAGAACGTCTAAGAACATCAAAACTGGGATTCAGACTCTTCGATGGCAACTGCAAGCGAACGCTATGTTCCGATTACTCTTCGGCCCCTCCAAGATCGTCCTCTGTGAGGTGCACAAGGGATTTAATCCCTGGATTATCCACAGCCTCTTTGAATTACTGGTCAAAGAGGTCACATCGTTCTTGGATGAGCTGTACTGGTTCCTGGAATATCTCAAAGACGATGTTAAGGAGATGCTGCGCGCTCTTAATTCGATCGCCGGCATGTGGTGGTGCCCTAAAAGCAGGCACGACCTTCCTCCTTTCCATGCGAGGTATTACCAAGAGAACCGTTGCGAGGCGTGTATGCTTGCGCGTGTTGTTGCTAAGGCTCCCGATCTGCAGAATCTTCACGCCACACTTCTGAGTCGCACAAGAGAAGATAGGTCTGAAAAACACCCTGAGCTTCAAAAGTTCGTTGAAGTGGCCATCAGTATAACCGGAGTTACCCCTGATATGCTTCGAGATGGTATGGGATTGgcagccagagccagagcagCCCGAAAGGCAGCACGCAAATTCGCGAGAAAACAAATGAAGGGGCCAAGACCAATGCGCtataaagggaaaaagaagagatccCATTGTATAACCATCCGGTTGAAGGCAGAAACGCCCGAGGAAGCGGAAAAAGAGCGAAAAGAAATTTTGGAGATGTTGGCACGTCTCAAAGGCGAGCCCTCCGAAAAACTGGACGATCTTGCTAATGACATGGTCAGAGAATTCAAGTGCGACGTGGAACGCACAATCAATGCTAAACATGAAAAGCTCCCAGACTATGCGGAAAACGAGCATGTGTCAATACCTGCACCTAGCCATCATCGTGTTAGTCTTGTGAGTGAAGCGGAAGTCAGTGATTGTCTATCGGAGGACCCGAGCATCAACGGCGAAGAAACGGACATGACGCCTGCACCCAGCTACCATTCTAACCTAAACGGTGTTGGGTCACAAGAGCCTCCGGTTGTAGGTGCCAACAGCTTGAATAGCACGACTTATTGTCCGCCCACAGTTGCGACTGGATCATCCAATACAGACCAAGCGACTGGTATTCGGTCGCGCCTCGGTGACGATGAACCCATACTTTCTATTAATGAGGAGGCTCGCAGAAGTAGCGACAGATTTCCGGTGGAGGGTAAGAGCAATGGATCGGCACTCCCTCCACTCATGCCTGATACGCCAGGCAAGAAATCGGTGAAGTTTGCAGCGCCCAGACATGTTGCACCTGTGCATGGGAGCCGCCTGCCCCAGAATTTCTTGAGGTTCAGAACGTCGTCATGA